Part of the Periophthalmus magnuspinnatus isolate fPerMag1 chromosome 23, fPerMag1.2.pri, whole genome shotgun sequence genome, AGCTGAATATCTGTGTCTTTTCTTCTGTGCAGTTAATCATCCCTCAGCCTGAGAAATCTTTCATCAGAAACAAGGCTGCTCAAGTGCTGGCCCTCACGTTTGTCATGGAGTACCTAACTCTGTGGCCCAAATTCTTCTTTGATATTCTGTCACTTGTCGGCTCAAATCCTCACGGTGTTGACATTTACCTGCGAACACTCATGGCCATTGACGCGGAGGTGGTGGACCGTGACATCATGCACTCACCTGAGGCAAGTCTGCTGATAAACTCATTATCAGTGTATATTGTTAATGAGCATTTCCACCAGGAATGTTACAGCATCAGTATCTTTCACACTaatattacagtatttataatatttattgcaatattctGTGAAGGCTAACGGTTTTGCAGAAATTTCCCGTATGAACACATTATGTTGATCCTTATTGTCATATTCCAAAGAATTAAAATGAAAAGGTCCTTAATAAAGGTTGATCTTAGACTTAGATTTATTGAAGTTTAACTTGGCAGGAGACAACATCGCATGCTAACTTTGCATGGGCCAATCACAACatcagaaacaaaataaaacactcctGTAATAAGTTAGAAATATAAGTATACAATTGGTTGGTCTGTGTAGCTATTTCTTTCTTACTGTTCACCTTTGCTGCCTTTCTTTTTATTTACCACAAAGCTGTTAAGCTTCTGTTAAAGTACTGTGCTGAAATGATGTTGATCATAAGCCTTTTGGTTTAGGAGACGCGCCGAAATACTTTAATCAAAGACTCAATGCGTGAGCAGTGCATCCCGAGTTTAGTGGAGTCGTGGTTCCAGATTCTGCAGACGTACCAGCAGTCACACCCAGAGCTCACATGTCTGTGTCTGGAGGTGGTGGGGGCTTACGTGTCTTGGATTGACCTCAACCTCATCGCCAATGATCGGTTAGTTGTACATTAACATTACAGAGACTGGGATTAATGGGTATATTGGATGAACATAGTTCTGACTTCTGATTAGGTTTGTGAATTTGCTGCTGAGTCAAATGTCcatggaggagctcagagaggAAGCATGTGACTGCTTGTTTGAAATAGTCAATAAAGGAATGGATCCTGTGGACAAAACTAAACTGGTGGAGTCTTTGTGCCAAGTATTGCAAACTGCAGGCTTCTTCAATGTGGAACAGGTAAgccattcatttaaaaatataaattatttttttatgtattttacaaCAAAGCAGTTTTTTTGCAAATCTAGCACAAAAACAGACAATTATTTCATCCACATTTTTGTAGATTTAAGCCTGCCACACACTACAAGATTTTTCAGtcataaatgttttttaaacgTGTGAAAAAGTGCAGACCAGACATTGAATGGAAGTTGTGAGCTATGagtctaaaatgttccaaatattGGTGCATTGCATTTCTATTTAATAACAACAGTTTTGACTTGCACTACAGTTCACAAATAAGATGCAATAGTTCagttaaatgcttttaatgcaaaGAAGGCTGGTGATGAACTACACAGGAAGTAGTCGTATTTACTGTAGTAGCAACTGCACCCCGAGCCTCCCTGTGGATTTATAGAGGGACACATGAGGAActactctcacctttttactttttaaagaataCTTCAAACTGTTTTGTGGCTTGGGTGTCATTATTTGCAGAGGACAAGTGTTAAGGGTTAATATAGATGCGAATGCTgcagtttatctgaacaacttTAGAATTgaataataaattatttttgctattttgtgattattttttagTTTGTATCTTGTGCCACTGTATTCGCCACTCCGTCTGCACCTAATGCTTTGTTTTATTGGCTGCTGTAGtggtggtgatgttttgtggttacaaTATGAAAGAGGAGCTCAGAGTCTCACTGACACAACACACATGAGGGACACAGTGGATTAAAAATCGCATATGAAATCCAAAGTCAGGGAGAAGCAAATTGGGTCCTAAATCTTACAAATTATCctgctgtgtgtgtggcagGCATTTTATTGATTCACAAGGGAAATTACCTGGACATTGTAGCTCACACATTACAATAACAAGGGCAAAAATGGAAATGGTAATGAAATTCAAAATAAGTACCAAATGGCAAGAGACAAACATTTGCAAGAGAATTTTAAAACATTcttgtgacttttgtttcactagGAGGAGGATGTAGACTTTCTGGCCAAGTTTTCTCGGTTGATAAACGGTATGGGGCTGAGTTTGGTGCAGAGCTGGACCAAGTTGGCAAAAGCTGGAAATGTTAAAGAGGCAGCTGACACCCTCCAGGCTCTGGAGGCCAAAGTGCCGCTGTTGCTGCAATTGTTGGTGCATGAAGATGATGATATCTCAGCAAACATAGTGGGCTTCTGCTATGACTACCTGCATGTCCTTAAACAGGTGGGCTCACCTTTTGTGTTTCATAAAATACAAGCAATGCTCACCAAATAATCTTGTTGGAGGTATAGATAAAATTTACAAAGCAGCGCTGCACATTACACACAAGTTGCAGGGTTTTTTACATTATCCTtctttgaatgtaaaaaaaattaaaagaaaattgtcatcttttttttttttaatgactcaTGATTTGTGTGCATTCTTGTAGCTTCCTCAGCTGACAGATCAGCAGAAGGGAAATATTGaggcaagttttttttgttttttttcattgaacACACATTCTTTACTTTCTTCAAATACATAATTAATACATGTTTTACAGGCAGTAATGCTTGCagttatgaaaaagttgacCTATGATGATGAGTACAACTTTGAGAATGAAGGTGAAGACGAGGCGATGTTTGTGGAATACCGGAAACAGCTGAAGATGCTGTTGGATCGGTTGGCTCAGGTGTCCCCCGAGCTGCTGCTGGAAGCTGTTCGTAGAGTCTTTACCAACACCATGCAGTGAGACATTTCTccttttatttgtgtatatatatatgtgtgtgtgtgtgtgtgtgtgtatatatatatatatgtatatatatatatatatatatatatgtatgtgtgtgtatatatatatgtgtgtgtgtgtgtgtgtgtgtatatatatatatatatatatatatatatatattattattattattattattattattattattattattattattattattattttttttttttttttttttactcaaattcaaaacatgaacacatctgtctacttttttttattcatagaAATTGGCAGACCGCTCCATTTATGGAGGTTGAAGTAGCTATAAGGCTGGTGTACATGCTTGGAGAGGCACTGCCTGCATCTCATGGTGCTCATTTCTCTGGAGACACAGCAAAGACGAATGCACTTCAGGAAATGATGAGAACAGTACGTTTTTTTTAGGCTTCaatataaagtttaaataatttaaatattttatgattATCAACATTATTCTTTAATATCTTTCagctggtgtcctgtggtgtGATCAGTTACCAGCACAGCTCAGTGGCTTTAGAGTTCTTTGAAACTGTAGTGCGATATGATAAATTCTTCATAGTGGAGCCTCAGCACATTCCGAATGTTTTGGTAAGTGAACACTGTATGGCCACTGACTTGTGTTTTCCCATTTTTAAGACTTTGTTTCCGCAGATGGCATTTCTGGACCAAAGAGGACTGAGACACAGCAGCCCTAAAGTCCGCAGCCGAGTGGCTTACCTTTTTTCCAGATTCATCAAAACTCTGCAGTAAGTCTTTACTTTagcttttgttttatataacatgctttttaattgattttaattgttttatccctttttcaaaaacagtaaacacaTGAATGCCTTTATTGAGGACATTTTGACTAGGATCCAGGACCTGCTTGCACTTGCTCCACCTGTATGTCATTAGGGTCCATTTTACTGCAAGGAAttctcaaatgtaaaatataggaaaaaaaatctgaaacccCCTTTCTTACATGATTTAGGAAAATGGTTTCCCAGCACTTTTGACAAGTGATGATCAGCTGTTTATGTTTGAGACTGCTGGCATTCTGATTGTCAATGGTGAAAGTCCTGTGGAACGAAAACAGGCTATGATGAGGAGCCTATTGACACCATTGATGGAGGCTTTTGGGTTGCTTCTTGCCAAACTGCTGCAGGAGACAGACGAGGAGAGACAGGTAGCCCTCGCAGACTGCCTGAGCCATGCTGTGGGCTTTGCAAGGTATGAATTAAGTGTATCATATCAGCAGTTctatatttcagtctttaatgagcatgttgggtttttttctagTCGCACCAGTAAAGCATTCAGCAACAAACAGACGGTGAAGCAGTGTGGATGCACTGAGGTCTACAGAGACTGTCTCCAGACCTTTCTTCCTGCCCTGAGCTGTCCTGTACAAAGAGGAGTGCTGCGCAGCTCTGTGCGCTCCTTCCTCCATCGAATGATCATCTGCCTGGAAGAGGAGGTGCTGCCCTTTATTCCATCTGCTTCTGAACACATGCTCAAAGACTGTGAGGCAAAGGACCTACAAGAATTTATCCCACTCATCAGCCAAATCACTGCAAAGTTTAAGGTAAACCTACATGTTGTAAAACCTTCTGTCACCACAGGCTCATGTAATTACTGACCCATGTTTGTGTCACCATGACAGAGGCAGGTGTCACCCTTCCTACAGCAGATCTTCATGCCACTCGTACTTGCCATTTTCGAGGTGTTAGCCCGACCAGCTGAGGACAATGACCAAGCCGCTGCCTTGGAGAAGCAGATGCTGAGGAGAAGCTACTTCAGCTTCATTCAAACTGTAACAGGGAgtggaatgaatgaagtgaTGGCCAATCAGGGTGCGTTACATTGACACTATACAGTGGCTAAATTGACAGAAATATATTAACTGTGAAAAATGCTAATGCATTCAGTACCAATCTATGCATGCTGAGAAATCAAACCATAGTTGTCATTTCATACAGCACATAGATTGCTGAAGCATCTGATatcaaatctgtttttataataTACACCAACTAAcacgtgttttgtttttgtttgttttttttgtttttttttttgttaggtgCAGAAAACATTGAACAGGTTGTGTTCACAATCATCCAGGGCGCTGTTGACTTCCCTGACCCAATTGCTCAAAAAACTTGCTTTATTATCCTTGCCAAATTAGTGGAGCTGTGGGGTAATGAAATAttataatgaaagaaaaaagtctTTCTATGGCATTTCCTATTAAGTCATGTTCTCATTATACTCTCAGGGGGGAAAGATGGCATGGTGGGCTTCCCTGACTTTATCTACAAAAACATAGTCCCTGCTTGTTTCATGGCTCCTCTTAAaccgacctttgacctctctgaTGCACAGACAGTGCTAGTAAGTGAGCTTTGAATACTACTCAAAAAGTTGTCTCCTGTgccttttttaaaatgttttttttgtagacGCTGTCTGAGTGTGCTGTTACCCTGAAAATGATTCATCTCAAACGGGTAAAATAAGCTAATGGTGTTTTTTCAGTGGCCGATGTATTGAACTGGTTTATTATTGTCATGTCTGTTTCAGGGACCAGAGTTTATCCAGTTCCTTCAACAGGAGTATTTGCCCTCTCTTCAAGTGTCTCCAGAAATATCACAGGTACCACTGGACTGACAAATCACTTAGTTAAAAAGTTTGTGAGGTGAATTGTTTTAGGTATTGTTTTTACACTTGCTTTTAATCCCATTCCTAGGAATTGTGTCATGTGTTGCAAGAACCAGATGTCAAAGTTTTGAAAACCTATTTGAAGGTCAGAATTGCTTTGCTCCATTTAAGTAAAAGCTTTGTTGCACTAGATGTATTTACACATTGtcttctgttgttttattttaacaggccTTTTTTCAACAAGCCAGGCTGTAGAATATTAAGGCTCATTGTGACTAAAGGAacacttcacatgtgttttttcttgccACTCAACTCATAAGGATCTGCATTTAAAACACGTCACATGGTCCAGTCTGTTAGGGTGACAGAAGAACAAGAGGAGAGCACCCTCTAGTGAGACGAGCTGTCCGCCATTCAGACGTCTGAGAGAGGCTCTGGTGCAGGCAAATGTGGAAAGTGAAGTTTGTTTTGAAGATACTTGTAGAAGTAAACCTGGGAGAACACTTATCCTAACATTTTAGGATTtatcaaatatagctttattCTAGTCCAAAC contains:
- the xpot gene encoding exportin-T is translated as MACQSVTVVMDEQALLGLNPNADARYRQRAMAYFEQLKESQDAWEVCAEALAKGIYNDDHVKFFCFQVLEHQIKFRHAGLSAPQQQLIRECLMKWLQCQLIIPQPEKSFIRNKAAQVLALTFVMEYLTLWPKFFFDILSLVGSNPHGVDIYLRTLMAIDAEVVDRDIMHSPEETRRNTLIKDSMREQCIPSLVESWFQILQTYQQSHPELTCLCLEVVGAYVSWIDLNLIANDRFVNLLLSQMSMEELREEACDCLFEIVNKGMDPVDKTKLVESLCQVLQTAGFFNVEQEEDVDFLAKFSRLINGMGLSLVQSWTKLAKAGNVKEAADTLQALEAKVPLLLQLLVHEDDDISANIVGFCYDYLHVLKQLPQLTDQQKGNIEAIMLAVMKKLTYDDEYNFENEGEDEAMFVEYRKQLKMLLDRLAQVSPELLLEAVRRVFTNTMQNWQTAPFMEVEVAIRLVYMLGEALPASHGAHFSGDTAKTNALQEMMRTLVSCGVISYQHSSVALEFFETVVRYDKFFIVEPQHIPNVLMAFLDQRGLRHSSPKVRSRVAYLFSRFIKTLHKHMNAFIEDILTRIQDLLALAPPENGFPALLTSDDQLFMFETAGILIVNGESPVERKQAMMRSLLTPLMEAFGLLLAKLLQETDEERQVALADCLSHAVGFASRTSKAFSNKQTVKQCGCTEVYRDCLQTFLPALSCPVQRGVLRSSVRSFLHRMIICLEEEVLPFIPSASEHMLKDCEAKDLQEFIPLISQITAKFKRQVSPFLQQIFMPLVLAIFEVLARPAEDNDQAAALEKQMLRRSYFSFIQTVTGSGMNEVMANQGAENIEQVVFTIIQGAVDFPDPIAQKTCFIILAKLVELWGGKDGMVGFPDFIYKNIVPACFMAPLKPTFDLSDAQTVLTLSECAVTLKMIHLKRGPEFIQFLQQEYLPSLQVSPEISQELCHVLQEPDVKVLKTYLKAFFQQARL